The following is a genomic window from Fusarium verticillioides 7600 chromosome 5, whole genome shotgun sequence.
AAGCCAATGTCATCGGTGGCGTTTCTGTAATATTACGATCGTTGCTATTGCTTCACAAGCTCACTTTCTTTTCGTCTGAGGTTTTTTCTGAACCCCCCgaaacagaaacaaagaaaccACAAAACCCCAGAAATTGGGTGTCTCATTACTGCAGGTTTTGTCTTGTGTTAGTCTCGTCTCGCGCGCAGTCTATGGCCAGGCTAAAATAGTATAGTGTCGTCTAGTTTGTCTCCGTTTAGAGCCTCAGATCTGGTTGTAGCAGTATTTGTTTTGAGTCCCAGACAGGAACTGTAAGATGAATCATCATCCACGACTTGTTCCGTCTGCGATGGATGTATTGTTTTGGTTTTGTTCATGTTGCAGCATCCCAACTCCAGCCAAGCCACATGCCATGCCCTGCAGGCCCTGAATTTACCCCCATGCCCTGTCCTGTCGTCTAGGCCTGGAACGCCTCCCACCCCCGTTCGTCAACGCTGTTAGACTGTTCCTGTTAGATGTAACAGGGGCCctggcagcagcagtagcagcagcagcgagagcaAACCCTTGTTATGCCCTGATCCATGCATGCCCATGCATGCATCCTAATCCATGGCCCGAACCATCACCACCGTCGTGGCCGTTGCAATCTGCCCCGTACGTACTGTACCTTACTCTAGTGAGCCTGTTACTGCATGCATGCCGCTGTAAACTGTCTATTGTGCCTGTTTCTGAATCTTTGCCGTTCCGTCCACTGTAAGGTACCCTACCTAGGTTATTGTTATTACTACACCACTTGCCCCTCCCCTTCTAATAAACTACTTCTACTTCTACTtctactcctcctcttctttcccttcttcacTTTGGATtgtcatcctcaacctcacatcttttcttttcttttctctcctgcAAGCAAGAAACGCNNNNNNNNNNNNNNNNNNNNNNNNNNNNNNNNNNNNNNNNNNNNNNNNNNNNNNNNNNNNNNNNNNNNNNNNNNNNNNNNNNNNNNNNNNNNNNNNNNNNNNNNNNNNNNNNNNNNNNNNNNNNNNNNNNNNNNNNNNNNNNNNNNNNNNNNNNNNNNNNNNNNNNNNNNNNNNNNNNNNNNNNNNNNNNNNNNNNNNNNNNNNNNNNNNNNNNNNNNNNNNNNNNNNNNNNNNNNNNNNNNNNNNNNNNNNNNNNNNNNNNNNNNNNNNNNNNNNNNNNNNNNNNNNNNNNNNNNNNNNNNNNNNNNNNNNNNNNNNNNNNNNNNNNNNNNNNNNNNNNNNNNNNNNNNNNNNNNNNNNNNNNNNNNNNNNNNNNNNNNNNNNNNNNNNNNNNNNNNNNNNNNNNNNNNNNNNNNNNNNNNNNNNNNNNNNNNNNNNNNNNNNNNNNNNNNNNNNNNNNNNNNNNNNNNNNNNNNNNNNNNNNNNNNNNNNNNNNNNNNNNNNNNNNNNNNNNNNNNNNNNNNNNNNNNNNNNNNNNNNNNNNNNNNNNNNNNNNNNNNNNNNNNNNNNNNNNNNNNNNNNNNNNNNNNNNNNNNNNNNNNNNNNNNNNNNNNNNNNNNNNNNNNNNNNNNNNNNNNNNNNNNNNNNNNNNNNNNNNNNNNNNNNNNNNNNNNNNNNNNNNNNNNNNNNNNNNNNNNNNNNNNNNNNNNNNNNNNNNNNNNNNNNNNNNNNNNNNNNNNNNNNNNNNNNNNNNNNNNNNNNNNNNNNNNNNNNNNNNNNNNNNNNNNNNNNNNNNNNNNNNNNNNNNNNNNNNNNNNNNNNNNNNNNNNNNNNNNNNNNNNNNNNNNNNNNNNNNNNNNNNNNNNNNNNNCCCACTTGTATTCACTTCTTCCGGCTCGGCTCTGCTTGCTTTACTTCTTCTACGCAGCTAGCTCCAACACACTCATTAACAGTACCAACTTGGACCAACTGGTTTGGCTGCTGACACTCCTttgaacaacatcaacaacaacccatTTACCTTCTATACAACAAAACCGTCATTGGTTTTTCATTTAACGCCTTTTTATATCAGTCTGTTTCATTCTACCTGAAACAGTTTCATCAACTTTTGAGGACTTTCCTTTCCGGTGTCTGTATTTTCGAGTTTAAATATTCTCGCTGGCTTAAACAGCACATCCGGCATTCGAACGATATCGCTCGCTTTGATCACACAACTTggcctggcttcttcttcaagaccagcTTATACGACGACTTTCGACCCTTCGAAAAACGACGATTCTTTTCAGCGACCTGATTTATACTTTACGATACCCCATTGCGGATCTCAAGGCAGCACAATGAACAGCCGACCAATGAGCTCAGGCATGCCTCAACATCAGATGGCTCAGGCCCCTGCGCCTTATATCCCATCTCGGGATTCCATGGACCGCCACGACTACGGAATTTCAAAGAACCGTAAGGCTTCGTCGACTGGCGGTGGACGTGCTTGGAGCGACGAGGAAGTGAGTCGATGTTGCTTTACTTGTGCCGGACCATATCACTAACACGAGGTTTAGGAGTCATATCTCATCCAAACTCGTCTCCAGAAGATGCCATATAAGTACATTGCAGCCCacctcaagaagacagaGTTGGCTTGCCGTCTTCACTACCATCAGCTCTCTCATGGCAGCAACCGACGCAACAAGCGTGCTGCCTCAGTCTCATCGGGTGCCTCCAACGACATCACCCAGACTCACCATGTGAACGTCCCCAGCCCTGCACGAGAGACTGTCTCTCGCTCAGTCTCTCCTGGCGGAAGTGTACGAAGTTATAGCCCTCCTCCCTGCAACGTCAACACTGCCAGCCACATCCAACTCCCCAGCATCGTTGGACCTAGCGATGTCACTCGTCTACCGTCCATTCTCCCAAAACCATCTCGCATGTCTCTCCCACCTCCTGTAACCAACCAGTCATATACGACGACGATGGACGCACCTGTTCAGATGCCACATGCTGCCTACCACCAGCGCGCAGCTTCGCTTCAGCGAACAACACCTCCCCTGCGTCTTGACTGCTCAGTTGTGCCTGCTCCTGGACCCGCATCTTCACCTCCTGCACACAACGCCTCGCATGTTGATCTTTCACGCCTTCATTCCATCTACTCAACCCACCGCGCATCTTTCTGGACAACCATCGCCAACGAGTATGGTCCTTCAGTGTCTCCCACTGTTCTCGAGCAGGCCTGGAAGACTGGCACTTGCTGcagcccttcttctctgacaCCAATCACCCCCATCTCAAGCCCAGGCCAGGCCGAGAAAGATGCACAGAGCCAGTCCTACAGCAAGGGACAGGACAAGACACGGATCTCTTCGATCCTTGGAATCGACGCCGACCCACGAACCGCTCGCGATCGGGATATCGTGAGACGGCTGGAAGAGGAGCGATTCGGTATGATGCAAACCGCTCACTGAACATTGACTCCCCGGGTCACGTCACCCAGTCTTGATCCTCATCCCGTCCAGAGGCGAGGTAATTTGGAATGAGGACAAGGTGAGACTGCAGCTTGGTCTCGCCTCATTGTATGATACGCCTCTTGCTTTTCGCATTTCGTTTCAATCACGGCATTGTTGCTCTCTCTACCACCAGAGGCACGCACACGACACGGCATATCTGCCACACACTTGGGCATTTTACTTGCGCCCGCACTCGTTTTCACGAAGTACATCACTTTCATTCTTTTCACTGTGCGCCTATACCGTTCTTATCTTATGAACAAAGTATTGTCTAGTGGTTGGGATCCAGTTTCGTACTGGATCCTTGaggtaaaaaaaaaggaggtAGATGCACGGCATTTGCTACACGACATGAAGAGCACTTGTcggagatggaggaagacAAATACTATACATCTTTTCCGTCCTATGCTTGGAGTAAAGACCTGTCCCGGAGTAGTGGACAGAGTCATGGATTTTTCATTGGTCTCAATTTCCGGTTTTTTTGAcgctttttttttctcaCCCGTTTTATTTGGCTTGCCATTTCGGCAAATTTCCTTACATTGATTGTACAGTCCTCTTGATGTTTCGTATTCAGGACTGATGAAATCACGgtgatgaaagaaaagagccaaagctcaaggcgctCGGCCCCGGGCTACTACTACTGAGCGGATGGGGTTTatggggaggaggataaTGTTAGATACACCCTGCCAGTGGTAAAAGCTGGCAGGCATCAATTGAtaatcttcttcacctttgAACTGTTTATTGTTTCATGTGGACTGTGACATGACAGCGTTGAAGAGTTGCTTGCGTAATGGAGGTGAAACTAGATCAGCGTGTGTTAGTGGAGGATATGGGGATGGGGGGATATGTTTGAGGTTGCTCGAGACGATGATACGTCCGAGCAGAGTCTGTACAAGGTGTCATGAAGATCATTTCGCAGCAAAAGCCCGAATTGTCATGGTACTGCTGAGTGATGCTTATGTGCTGTGGTGTAGTGAGTGAGTTGGGTGGGTGGGTGGGTGGGTGTATGTGTCTTGGCTGTACAGCGTTTCAATGCGTTTTCCGAGTCTTTGTTTCACAATGACGACGGGTCGTGTATCAAGATGCATAGACCAATATGACTTGCATGATATTGGGGGATGGATGATATTGACGAGTTGTGAGTACGTACACTGTGTTGTCTTGTAGTAGTAGCTGAGGTACAGTATGAAAGGAGAAGACGTAAAGAGGCGTGTTTGTTTATAGTTAAGCAGCCGACGAATAGAGAGATCATTGTCTGTTTTGGACTATAACGTGATATATCTGATACGTCGAAACATTACAAAGTCTCGGTGGTTAGCACCGTTCGGGTGAGTGCCAGCCGAAACTTCGGTGTTTGTCCCCCGTATCCGATCCGCGGTTCGGCCCCGGTGGATGTCACGCGGAGAGGGGCATATCGGGGATCATGGCAAGGGGATCCATAGCGAATGGGACTGCGGAGTCCCGGCTGAATGTAACTGTAAGGTACTATAGGTAGGATGTTCTAAGGGGAGGTTGTTTTGCCATTTAGCCGCTGTCATGTTTTTGTTTTGGGGGTCAATTAGAATCAACCCCACGCTTTGAAGGTATCGTGAGGGGAGCATGTTTATGAGTGGAGATGACTTCTGGTATTTCAAGCATTGATTCTCTCTTGCACTCACTCaacactgacactgacactgacactaACACTGACAGAGAAGAATTGGTCTCTCTGCTTGATTGGCAATGACTAGCTCGGACCTATCAAAGCTCGAGGGATCCGTAATTGCTAAACCGACGGTTGGCATTTGACAAAGCTCTAGCTAACTAACCTAACCTAACCTACCAAACTAATGTGCGGGGTTGGTTGCTGGCCTCTTTAGCAGGCGGGAAGTGGATATGTCATGATCATACCAAGTCAAGAGGGgctaaaagaaaagaagaatcAAGAGAAGGGGAATGGGGAAACTCTTTTGATTCGAGATCCGGAGCGAATGCCGAGCTGTTCGGTCCGGCAAAGGAAGGATAAGTGAGGCAAGCCAAGTTTTCTGGAGTGAGAATAGCCTCGAACAACACGAGGTAGACGCAATTTCTCACGAGCCTTCTCTTATCTAGGTAGATATCGTGTGTTGTCAATGTGCCAGAAGCTACCTTACATTAGCTTGCAGAGTGCAAAATTGTCACAACTGCAGCAGCCGTTATCACTTCCTTTCTCCCgtatcatcttcatcttctcttctctctctctctcttggtGACTTGTAACATCGTAAACCTTCAAACTGATCAACACAAGAGCCAACGCcacccactcactcactctaCTCTACTCCGCACACCACTACACTACCTCAAGTCACAGGGCTACGAAGCTACAGGCTACAGGACATTCCGCTTACATTGAAAAAAGTCACTAAAACCAAAACTACTCCGCTCTTCGGCAGACGCATTGCAACTCGCACCACAATTCTTGTCTAATCCGACGCTTGTCTTTGGTCAATttctcttcgtcttcggtTCTCTGTCACCCTCACTAAAGACCAAAAGCCTAAAGACCTTGTTGTCCGGACTCAATTCCTTTATATAACCAAGGTCTGCCTGCCACTGCCAGTCACTGCCCGTGGGGTTACGCCTTGGCACCTCTCTTCACTGCAACATAAACATAAACCGACTCAACTCAtcctttcttcctctttctctctctccgACATCGCTTTTTATCCTTTACCTTGAAACTAATCCCAACTCATCAGGAGATAGCTTCTTTCACCCTGACTTGACTCTCGTgtttctcagcctttgaTTCACTAGAAACCGCTGAACTCTACCACCAACCAAAACTACAGACTGAGATCAGCTCTcacaactcatcatcatggcggACCAAGTCCAACACGACCCTAAACAAGATCCCGACTACATCCCctttccttgtcttcctccCGGTGGTGCTCTGAACCGTTGGTCAACAAAGATCACTCGCGAGCATGACTATCCCGGAGCTCAGGTATGCCTCCCCTACCTCTACCATATCCCAGCAACTCACTGACTTTACCAGGCCATGCTCTACGGAGCTGGTGTCCccaacaaggacaagatgaagaatgcCCCTCAAATCGGTGTTGCTACTGTTTGGTGGCAGGGAAACCCTTGCAAGTGAGTATTGAACCGAAAGCCTCTCTCAGGACTGAATACTAATGATTTCCAGCACTCATCGTAAGTGAGACAACCTCACACTGGAGAATTTATACTCACAAAGTTGCAgtcctcgatcttggccaaATCGTCAAGAACTCtatcgagaaggagggtATGATCGGATGGCAGTTCAACACCGTTGGTGTCTCTGACGCCATCACCATGGGAGGCGAAGGTCAGTGAATCTCACTCACTAAATTCACAAATAACTCACACCTCTCAGGCATGCGATTCTCTCTTCAAACCCGAGAAATCATCGCTGATTCCATCGAGTCTGTAACTTGCGCCCAGCACCATGACGCCAACATCTCTATTCCTGGCTGTGACAAGAACATGCCCGGCACTGTCATGGCCGCCGCTCGTCACAACCGCCCCTTTATCATGATCTACGGCGGTACCATCCGCAAGGGTCActccaagctcctcgagcagcctatcaacatcagcacaTGCTACGAAGCTTCTGGCGCTTTCACCTACGGCAAACTCCATGCAAAGTCGAATCCTGGTGAGGCTGGCCGCGAGAGCTCTGATGTcatggatgatatcgagaagcATGCTTGTCCCGGTGCTGGAGCCTGTGGTGGCATGTACACGGCTAACACTATGGCTACTGCCATTGAGGCTATGGGTCTTTCACTacctggatcttcttcataccCTGCTGAGTCTCCTGAGAAGCGTCGTGAATGTGAGCGTGCTGCTCAGGTTATCCGAACTACTATGGAGAAGGATCTCCGTCCTCGCGACATCATGACCCGGGCTTCCTTCGAGAACGCTCTTGTTCTGACTATGATTCTGGGTGGTTCTACAAACGGTGTTCTTCACTTCctcgccatggccaacacAGCTGGTGTACCCCTGACCATCGACGATATCCAACGCGCCAGTGACCGAACCCCTTTCCTCGCTGATCTGGCCCCTAGTGGAAAGTACTACATGGAGGATCTCTACAATGTTGGCGGAACGCCCTCCGTTATCAAGATGCTCATCGCCCGTGGTCTTCTTGACGGCAGCATCATGACCGTCACCGGCAAGACTCTCGCCGAGAACGTGGAAGACTGGCCTAGCCTGGACCCTGGTCAGGATATCATCCGCTCTCTCGACGACCCTATCAAGGACTCCGGCCACATCCGCATTCTACGAGGCAACTTTGCCCCCGGCGGTGCCGTTGCCAAGATTACTGGAAAGGAGGGTCTGTCTTTCACTGGCAAGGCTCGTGTATACGACACTGAGAAGATGCTCAACGCTGCTCTGAACAAGGGTGAGATCAAGCAATCCGACGGCAACTTGGTCGTCATCGTTCGATATGAAGGTCCCAAGGGTGGTCCTGGTATGCCTGAACAACTGAAGGCCTCTGCAGCCATCATGGGTGCCGGTCTCTCGAATCTGGCCCTCGTCACAGACGGTCGATACAGTGGTGCCTCTCACGGTTTCATCGTTGGTCACGTGGTGCCTGAAGCCATGGTCGGAGGCCCTATCGCTCTAGTTAAGGATGGGGATGTTATCACTATCGACGCTGTTAGAAACCGCATTGATGTCGACATCaccgacgaggagatggagaagcgAAGGAGTGAGTGGAAGGCCCCCGAGCCTAGAGTCAAGCGAGGTGTGCTGGCCAAGTATGCCAAGTTGGTCGGAGATGCTTCTCACGGTGCTGTGACAGATCAGTGGTAGATATCCAAGACAGGCATGGAGAGCAAAAATAAAAATGGGAATATTACGTTATATTGAAACGCAATACCGTGCGTGATCTCGCATGATATTGAACAAGGACTAACACGACCATATAATTAGGAGCAGCGACTTGTATAAACTTGGTAGATTTGATTTCTATTATGAACGAGGATTGGAAACTAAAATGAATGAAGGGTATCGAGCACATCCACACGCTTCTGTCTCCCACTAACACTCCTCTTTCAACCCATGCATAAccaccttcatcttgctcttgtctTGATACACAAATACATCTTGCACGCATAAATTATACTTTAAAAACACACAGTCGCTTCTCTTCTGTCCCGTGGTTGTATCCAATCACCACTCCACGTCTCCCCATACGATCTCGGCGATTTCCTCGAAAGGCTCGTCGTGCGCTGTAGCAAATGATCCTTGGTGACTCTTTGGCGGGCTCTAGTCACCCAGGGGCATGCCCTCAAGCTCATCTAGCAATCGTCTCCAGTTGTCGGCGAGCATCTCGGCGTACTTGACTCGCTCACCGGCCCAGTCCTGGTTCCATCGGCTGACCTGGTACTGAGTTGACTGGAAGGTGATGAGTTCGTCGCGAATACActccttgacgaagatggagCGGTTGTGTTGCTGGACAATAGACTCCTTATCCTGATTCTTTGTTAGCGCCTCTCCTTGTGATAGTACAGAGATAGACCtaccttgatgatgttttctgCTATGCGGTCAAtctcaccagccttgaccaCGCCTTCTGGCTTGGATCTCAAGTTGGCAAGCTTGTTCTCATTAGTCTGAATCCTCCGCTCCAGATAAGGAATATTATCTTTGTCCAATCGCTCTCTTCGTTCAAACATCTCACGCACGCTGACAAGAGCATCTCGTTGGCGcttgaggtcctcaagaACTCCCTCGTCCCATCCACGactctcatcctccatcaaAGCCTGGCAAGTTCTGAGGTGTTTGCTCATGGCAACAAGTCCATCATTAAGAAGAGGAACCTCGTTGGTGTCAGTTGCGTAAGTATCCTCCGATGTTTCTGTcaaagaggccaaagaaAGAGCAATACGAGCGTGGTCAGCAGCCACGCCCTCGGTTCGCTTGACGAGACGATCCATGATGTTGCAGACGTTAATGTAAAGTTCAGCAGATCGTTTGACGCCATTGCGGGTTCGGCTGAAGAGATCCTCGAGCTCAGCGGGCAAAGAGTCCTCCAGACCAGGTGGTAGTGCTCTATCAGCAAACTCATCTTGAACAGAAATGGTAGCTTGCTTACGCCACACAGATAGTTCCTGATGCTGATATTAGCTTCAGCAGTTGACTTACACTTGGTGGCAGAATTGACTTACTGTAGGAACAGTCAAGAACATGACGACAAGTTGTTCCTGACTCAGAATCGGGTGTCTGATAAGGGCATTCAAGAATCGTGACAGACCCCTCCTTCGCTTCTCGATAAATGCCCCATCGTTGGACAGATGGCTACCATTTACACCTACACGCTTAGGCGGAAGTAGCGGTAGAATACGGAATGGATATCTCTTATGTAGGCAATCCAATAGCCAGACAAAGTCGCTGTACCTGCGAATAACCTTGCTACCGCGCCTTATACTCGAGATTTCATAATTATGGTGCTGGAACATGAAAACACCTTCCTTTTCCGGCATAAGCACAACAACGACATTCTCCTCGGCGCCGCGGCTGGCTCTAGCACTGCTCGCATGGTGCtgaagagctggaggttgTGCAGTTGGTGTCAGATCGGGAGCTCCACCAAAGGGATTCTGGACAGGGCCAGAGGGAGATTCCCCAAAGCCTACAACAGGGTTATTTCCATCGAAGTATCCCCATCCTCCAGGCGTTGTCACCGAGTTGCTGGAATGCTGTCTCCGGCTGTTTGGAGACGTAGTGGCTTGAGGGGATGCAATGttgggcagaggaggagcatcGATTACTGTCGTCGGTGGTGTTTGGCCAAAGCCGGCATGGCCATTTGTGCTATTTCGCTGGGTGCCGTTGGACTTGGAGGGACCATGATCATGGGTTTTGTGCATATCAGGACTTCCCCATGGATCATCCTCTGGGTCATCCATGGCTGGTCGAAATTGCTTGGGCGTTTGTTGCGCGGGAGgagtttgttgttgttgaggaggaataTCTTTTGGAGGTGTCTGAGGCGGCTTCGCGGAAAGTTCAGCGACTGGAGGTAGGACGGGCTCTGCAGTGAGACCCGCGAGCTTGGGTTGCGGAAGGCCTGTGATGGAAATGAGTTATTAGCTGGACCTGAGTAGTGTCCCCACCAAGCGCCGGGGGGCATATGCCAGCACTGATatgacatccatggcatTGCATTGACCAGTTGATAGGGCAGCTTGTAAGTCTTGGCAGGCAAGCGATGTACATGAGGGGAAAATACTGTGATCGTGCGAAATGTGATGCAAAGAGATAGGTTTACTTACGTTTTCGgcgctcatcaacaccatccagGCTTATGACTTCGCCTTCTTGTGCAAGGCCTACCAAAGCCAGCAGCACGTTGAACTCGTTTCGACCCAGCAGGACATTCCCGCCTCCGGGAGCTACCAAGGACATAATGCGAGCTTGGGCATCAGCACCAAGTCTGGCAGTAGCAAAGAGCTTTGCGACACCACCAGAAGTGACCTGACCTCCGCTGCCATCTTCGCGCACTACTATATCAAAGGTCTCGATGTAAGTATCGGGCACGTCGCTACCGGGGAGGAGGTTGCGGATAAGCTCGGCTCTGCTCTGCTGCTTGCGCGGCGTGGGCATGTCCCAAGGTGAATCATGAGAGTCGTTGTCGTCAGCAAAGAGGCTGTTGGATGGCTTTGGAGTTCCAGAACCAGAGTCATCGTCGAAGAGTCCAGCACCGCCGCGACGAGCTGGACCCGTAGACGAACCCAGACCTGGACTGTCCTCCGTCGGCGATGAACCAAAAAGTGACATTATGACTCTCAGGCGAGCAGTGAATGTAAGATTATCTTACGGTGCGTATCAATCTCGCCGATGTCGATCAGCCGAGTCGCGAATACTCGTGGAGAGCGTAGATCGGTCGTCTAGATTGCGATTCGTAAtcgaagctgagaagaggacgatATACAGCGCAATCGAGTTGATTGTGCGATACCGAGCCTGCGATGGAACAAAGCTGCAGCTACAGGAGTTGAAGCGAGCCCAATAAGCAATACAGAAGCTCTAGCGACGAAATACACGCGAATTGAGAGGCAACTGGGAGGTTGGTGAAGTCATTCCGAGTGGAGAAGACCTGGGTCTGCGACATCAACTTAAACCGAACGGAGCTGTTGTGGAGCGTCATGGGTGAGGTACGTACTCCCTGACGCATGCAACGGCTAAAATGGATGTTCCTGGAGACGCCACAGCCTGTCAAAACTGTGGCTGATCACTAGAGGTCAACAGGAGCAAGTTCATGAGTTCAACTGTTTGTACATTGCTTGTTATCACATCCAAGTGTCTATACTCGGTCATTATAATACAATTCATCACATGCCCTGGACAACTCTTAGAACAGAGTCTCCTCAGTGGctgccttctccttcttaacctcgctcttgatcttgtgcACTCCAGGCACCCTGAAGTACAAACTGGGCGACTCTCCTGGCGCAAGCTGGTGGCTCAAGTATCCCCGGTGTGCGGGATCACGATAGTACTCAATGTCCTCACGGCTGGTAGGGTCGGGTAATCGGTACCGGAAGGGTGCATCGCGGGCTGCGGCCAGCACAGTGTCGACGTGCTCCAATCCTTGAGGG
Proteins encoded in this region:
- a CDS encoding dihydroxy-acid dehydratase, with product MADQVQHDPKQDPDYIPFPCLPPGGALNRWSTKITREHDYPGAQAMLYGAGVPNKDKMKNAPQIGVATVWWQGNPCNTHLLDLGQIVKNSIEKEGMIGWQFNTVGVSDAITMGGEGMRFSLQTREIIADSIESVTCAQHHDANISIPGCDKNMPGTVMAAARHNRPFIMIYGGTIRKGHSKLLEQPINISTCYEASGAFTYGKLHAKSNPGEAGRESSDVMDDIEKHACPGAGACGGMYTANTMATAIEAMGLSLPGSSSYPAESPEKRRECERAAQVIRTTMEKDLRPRDIMTRASFENALVLTMILGGSTNGVLHFLAMANTAGVPLTIDDIQRASDRTPFLADLAPSGKYYMEDLYNVGGTPSVIKMLIARGLLDGSIMTVTGKTLAENVEDWPSLDPGQDIIRSLDDPIKDSGHIRILRGNFAPGGAVAKITGKEGLSFTGKARVYDTEKMLNAALNKGEIKQSDGNLVVIVRYEGPKGGPGMPEQLKASAAIMGAGLSNLALVTDGRYSGASHGFIVGHVVPEAMVGGPIALVKDGDVITIDAVRNRIDVDITDEEMEKRRSEWKAPEPRVKRGVLAKYAKLVGDASHGAVTDQW
- a CDS encoding sorting nexin mvp-1, producing the protein MSLFGSSPTEDSPGLGSSTGPARRGGAGLFDDDSGSGTPKPSNSLFADDNDSHDSPWDMPTPRKQQSRAELIRNLLPGSDVPDTYIETFDIVVREDGSGGQVTSGGVAKLFATARLGADAQARIMSLVAPGGGNVLLGRNEFNVLLALVGLAQEGEVISLDGVDERRKRLPQPKLAGLTAEPVLPPVAELSAKPPQTPPKDIPPQQQQTPPAQQTPKQFRPAMDDPEDDPWGSPDMHKTHDHGPSKSNGTQRNSTNGHAGFGQTPPTTVIDAPPLPNIASPQATTSPNSRRQHSSNSVTTPGGWGYFDGNNPVVGFGESPSGPVQNPFGGAPDLTPTAQPPALQHHASSARASRGAEENVVVVLMPEKEGVFMFQHHNYEISSIRRGSKVIRRYSDFVWLLDCLHKRYPFRILPLLPPKRVGVNGSHLSNDGAFIEKRRRGLSRFLNALIRHPILSQEQLVVMFLTVPTELSVWRKQATISVQDEFADRALPPGLEDSLPAELEDLFSRTRNGVKRSAELYINVCNIMDRLVKRTEGVAADHARIALSLASLTETSEDTYATDTNEVPLLNDGLVAMSKHLRTCQALMEDESRGWDEGVLEDLKRQRDALVSVREMFERRERLDKDNIPYLERRIQTNENKLANLRSKPEGVVKAGEIDRIAENIIKDKESIVQQHNRSIFVKECIRDELITFQSTQYQVSRWNQDWAGERVKYAEMLADNWRRLLDELEGMPLGD